The following proteins are co-located in the Bosea sp. AS-1 genome:
- a CDS encoding penicillin-binding protein activator, which produces MLHHRHFAPVLRFKAGALAVSLGLMLASCGGGTSGLPGFDGSTSTEPAAPSGETIGTGKVKVGLILPLGAEGQGGVVGNSLKNAAAMALAEFPNADLTLLVKDDRGTPEGARAATQQAISEGAELIIGPLFAPAVQAAGQVARGANRPVIAFSSDSNVASRGVYLLSFPPENDVNRVIGYASQQGRKSFAALVPDTAYGKVVEAAFQQAVAARGARVAAIERFGSDPAAMRTAVQRLMPSLQQADALFVPAAADTMPALGQALQQAGFDPRKVKPLGTGVWNDSSIAQVQAIQGGWFASPDTAGFNAFAGRYQQRFNSAPTRTATLSYDAVSLAAALARTQGSQRFSESVLTNASGFAGADGVFRFRPDGQVERGLAVLELRNGQIVTVNAAPRDLGPRAP; this is translated from the coding sequence GTGTTGCACCATCGGCACTTCGCACCGGTTCTGCGGTTCAAGGCGGGCGCACTGGCCGTCTCACTCGGCCTGATGCTCGCAAGCTGCGGCGGCGGCACCTCGGGCCTGCCCGGCTTCGATGGATCGACCTCGACGGAACCGGCCGCGCCCAGCGGAGAAACCATCGGCACCGGCAAGGTCAAGGTCGGCCTCATCCTGCCACTCGGCGCCGAAGGTCAGGGCGGCGTGGTCGGCAACTCGCTGAAGAACGCGGCCGCGATGGCACTGGCCGAATTCCCGAACGCCGACCTGACGCTGTTGGTCAAGGACGATCGCGGCACGCCGGAAGGTGCGCGTGCCGCAACCCAGCAGGCGATTTCGGAGGGTGCCGAGCTCATCATCGGGCCGCTCTTCGCTCCGGCGGTGCAGGCTGCGGGGCAGGTCGCACGGGGCGCCAACCGGCCGGTCATCGCGTTCTCGAGCGATTCCAATGTCGCCTCGCGCGGCGTCTATCTGCTCTCCTTCCCGCCCGAAAACGACGTCAACCGCGTCATCGGTTATGCCTCGCAGCAGGGCCGCAAATCCTTCGCCGCGCTGGTGCCGGATACCGCCTATGGCAAGGTCGTCGAAGCCGCCTTCCAGCAAGCGGTGGCGGCGCGCGGCGCCCGCGTCGCGGCGATCGAGCGCTTCGGCTCCGATCCGGCCGCGATGCGCACCGCCGTGCAGCGACTGATGCCCTCGCTGCAACAGGCGGATGCGCTCTTCGTGCCCGCCGCGGCGGATACGATGCCGGCACTCGGACAGGCGCTGCAGCAGGCCGGCTTCGATCCCCGCAAGGTGAAGCCGCTCGGCACCGGTGTCTGGAACGACAGCAGCATCGCACAGGTCCAGGCGATCCAGGGCGGCTGGTTCGCCTCGCCCGACACCGCCGGCTTCAATGCCTTCGCCGGACGCTACCAGCAGCGCTTCAACAGCGCGCCCACGCGGACTGCCACGCTCTCCTACGATGCCGTTTCGCTCGCCGCTGCGCTGGCCCGCACGCAAGGCTCGCAGCGCTTCTCGGAATCGGTGCTCACCAATGCCTCGGGCTTTGCCGGCGCCGACGGCGTCTTCCGCTTCCGGCCGGACGGGCAGGTCGAGCGCGGGCTCGCGGTGCTCGAACTGCGCAACGGCCAGATCGTGACGGTCAACGCGGCGCCGCGCGATCTCGGCCCGCGCGCGCCGTAG
- the gshB gene encoding glutathione synthase, with protein MTLSVAIQMDPIERIRIAGDTGFALMLEAQARGHTLYTYTPDKLSLRDGKVTAPIRPVTVRDVEGDHFSAGAEEKIDLSTLDVVLLRQDPPFDMAYVTTTHMLERIHPKTLVVNNPAEVRNAPEKIFVTHFPELMPPTLITRDRAEIEAFRDEYGEIVMKPLYGHGGATVFKTGKDDPNFGSLFDLFSNLFREPWVVQGFIKEVTEGDKRIILIDGKAAGAVNRVPAVGDLRANMVRGGAARPTDLSKKELEICEAIGPALRERGLLLVGIDVIHGKLTEINVTAPTGVRAIKKLGGPDLAAELWDVIESKR; from the coding sequence ATGACTCTCAGCGTCGCCATCCAGATGGACCCGATCGAGCGCATCCGGATCGCCGGCGATACCGGCTTCGCGCTGATGCTGGAGGCGCAGGCGCGCGGCCACACGCTCTACACCTACACCCCCGACAAGCTCTCGCTGCGCGACGGCAAGGTCACGGCACCGATCCGCCCGGTCACGGTGCGCGATGTCGAGGGCGATCACTTCAGCGCCGGGGCGGAGGAGAAGATCGATCTCTCGACGCTCGACGTCGTGCTGCTCCGGCAGGATCCACCCTTCGACATGGCCTACGTCACCACGACGCACATGCTGGAGCGGATCCACCCGAAGACGCTTGTGGTCAACAATCCGGCCGAGGTCCGCAACGCGCCGGAGAAAATCTTCGTTACTCATTTCCCGGAGCTGATGCCGCCGACGCTGATCACCCGCGACAGGGCGGAGATCGAGGCCTTCCGCGACGAATACGGCGAGATCGTCATGAAGCCGCTCTACGGCCATGGCGGCGCGACCGTGTTCAAGACCGGCAAGGACGATCCGAATTTCGGCTCGCTCTTCGACCTCTTCAGCAACCTCTTCCGCGAGCCCTGGGTGGTGCAGGGTTTCATCAAGGAGGTCACGGAGGGCGACAAGCGCATCATCCTGATCGACGGCAAGGCAGCGGGCGCGGTCAACCGCGTGCCGGCCGTCGGCGATCTGCGCGCCAACATGGTGCGCGGCGGCGCGGCGCGGCCGACCGACCTGTCGAAGAAGGAGCTCGAGATCTGCGAGGCGATCGGCCCGGCCTTGCGCGAGCGCGGCCTGCTGCTGGTCGGCATCGACGTCATTCACGGCAAGCTCACGGAGATCAACGTCACGGCGCCGACCGGCGTGCGCGCCATCAAGAAGCTCGGCGGCCCCGACCTCGCGGCCGAGCTGTGGGACGTGATCGAGTCGAAGCGCTGA
- a CDS encoding ABC transporter ATP-binding protein: MSTAPSSPAIELVGISKRFGSVAANKDVRLSVTAGSIHGIVGENGAGKSTLMSILYGFYEADAGEIRIKGQPRRIRSPADAIASGIGMVHQHFMLVETLSVVENVVLGAEGGAMLKGGLAKARAELARLSGEYGLAIDPDTIVGELSVGLQQRVEILKALYRGAEILILDEPTAVLTPAEADQLFTLLRALKAQGKTVILITHKLREIMATTDTVSVMRRGEMVADFRTADTSPPALAEAMVGRRVLLRVEKPPRERGTPVLEAAGLSCCDARGTETLQDVSLTLHAGEIVGIAGVAGNGQSELLEVLAGLIQPTRGVVRLDGRILTAADRHPAKLRERGLMHIPEDRHRSGLVTAFSAAENAILGYQGDIAFRAGPFLSPARIEAHARTAFAAYDVRPPDPALKTAKFSGGNQQKIVLAREIERNPKVLLVGQPTRGVDIGAIEFIHRRLVELRDAGVAILLVSVELEEVMALSDRILAMCGGRITGERAAERADERDLGLLMAGVTDEAA; encoded by the coding sequence TTGAGCACCGCTCCTTCCTCTCCAGCGATCGAACTCGTCGGCATCTCGAAGCGCTTCGGCTCGGTCGCGGCGAACAAGGATGTTCGGCTTTCGGTTACGGCGGGTTCGATCCACGGCATCGTTGGCGAGAACGGTGCCGGCAAGTCGACGCTGATGTCGATCCTCTACGGCTTCTACGAGGCCGATGCCGGCGAGATCAGGATCAAGGGGCAGCCGCGCCGTATCCGATCGCCTGCCGATGCGATCGCGAGCGGCATCGGCATGGTCCATCAGCATTTCATGCTGGTGGAGACGCTGAGCGTGGTCGAGAACGTCGTGCTCGGCGCCGAGGGCGGCGCCATGCTGAAGGGCGGCCTGGCGAAAGCCAGGGCCGAGCTGGCGCGACTGTCCGGGGAATACGGCCTCGCGATCGACCCTGACACTATCGTCGGCGAGCTCTCCGTCGGTCTGCAGCAGCGCGTCGAGATCCTGAAGGCGCTCTATCGCGGTGCCGAGATCCTGATCCTCGACGAGCCGACTGCGGTTTTGACGCCGGCCGAAGCGGACCAGCTCTTCACATTGCTCCGGGCATTGAAGGCACAAGGCAAGACGGTGATCCTGATCACCCACAAGCTGCGCGAGATCATGGCCACCACCGATACGGTCTCGGTGATGCGCCGCGGCGAGATGGTCGCCGATTTCCGAACGGCAGATACCTCGCCGCCGGCGCTGGCGGAGGCGATGGTCGGGCGACGTGTGCTGCTGCGCGTCGAGAAGCCGCCGCGCGAGCGCGGCACTCCCGTCCTCGAAGCGGCCGGCCTGTCCTGCTGCGATGCGCGCGGCACCGAGACCTTGCAGGATGTCAGCCTGACGCTCCATGCCGGCGAGATCGTCGGTATCGCTGGCGTTGCCGGCAACGGCCAGAGCGAATTGCTGGAGGTGCTCGCCGGGCTGATCCAGCCAACTCGCGGCGTCGTTCGCCTGGATGGCAGGATTCTCACGGCAGCGGATCGCCATCCTGCCAAACTGCGCGAGCGCGGCCTGATGCATATCCCCGAGGACCGCCACCGCAGCGGCCTCGTCACGGCCTTCAGCGCGGCCGAGAACGCGATCCTCGGCTATCAGGGAGACATAGCGTTTCGCGCCGGGCCCTTCCTCTCGCCGGCGCGGATCGAGGCGCATGCGCGGACGGCCTTCGCCGCCTATGATGTGCGTCCGCCTGACCCAGCATTGAAGACCGCGAAATTCTCCGGCGGCAACCAGCAGAAGATCGTGCTCGCCCGCGAGATCGAGCGAAATCCCAAGGTGCTGCTCGTCGGCCAGCCGACGCGCGGTGTCGATATCGGCGCCATCGAGTTCATTCATCGCCGGCTGGTCGAGCTGCGCGATGCCGGTGTCGCGATCCTGCTCGTCTCGGTCGAGCTTGAGGAGGTAATGGCGCTTTCCGATCGCATCCTCGCCATGTGCGGTGGCCGCATCACCGGCGAGCGCGCCGCGGAGCGGGCGGACGAACGCGATCTCGGCCTGCTGATGGCCGGCGTGACGGACGAGGCCGCATGA
- the rsmI gene encoding 16S rRNA (cytidine(1402)-2'-O)-methyltransferase, producing MSNAADPRPASYTAFGLKAEAEPLAPGLHIVATPIGNLRDISFRALATLAAADAILAEDTRTSKTLLAHYGISTPLLPYHEHNAAQMRPKVLARLREGGKLALISDAGTPLVSDPGYKLVAELVAEGLPVTGIPGPSAVLAALVLAGLPTDRFFFEGFLPPKSAARRTRLTELATIPGTLVFFESPRRLAEMLADAAAVFGTRTGAVARELTKFHETVRRGTLPELAAHYETDEEARGEIVVIIGPPGADELLPAGDVIDERLRAALVGLSLKEAVAQVAAETGQPRRKVYARALELTRGDP from the coding sequence ATGTCGAACGCCGCCGATCCCCGCCCTGCCAGCTACACCGCCTTCGGGCTCAAGGCCGAGGCCGAGCCGCTGGCGCCGGGGTTGCATATCGTCGCGACGCCGATCGGCAATCTGCGCGACATCTCCTTTCGCGCGCTGGCGACCCTCGCGGCTGCCGATGCTATCCTGGCCGAGGATACCCGTACCTCGAAGACGCTGCTGGCGCATTACGGCATCTCGACCCCGCTCCTGCCCTATCACGAGCATAACGCGGCGCAGATGCGTCCGAAGGTGCTGGCGCGATTGCGCGAGGGCGGCAAGCTCGCTTTGATCTCGGATGCCGGCACGCCACTGGTTTCCGATCCCGGCTACAAGCTCGTCGCGGAATTGGTGGCGGAGGGCTTGCCGGTCACCGGCATCCCGGGGCCTTCGGCCGTGCTGGCCGCGCTGGTGCTGGCGGGGCTTCCGACGGACCGCTTCTTCTTCGAAGGCTTCCTGCCGCCCAAATCGGCCGCCCGCCGCACGCGCCTGACGGAGCTCGCCACCATCCCGGGCACGCTCGTCTTCTTCGAATCGCCGCGCCGTCTTGCCGAGATGCTGGCCGACGCGGCCGCGGTCTTCGGCACCCGTACCGGTGCCGTCGCGCGCGAGCTGACCAAGTTCCATGAGACGGTGCGACGCGGCACGCTGCCCGAACTCGCCGCTCATTACGAGACGGACGAGGAAGCGCGCGGCGAGATCGTCGTCATCATCGGCCCGCCCGGCGCCGACGAGTTGCTGCCGGCGGGCGATGTCATCGACGAGCGTTTGCGTGCAGCGCTCGTCGGGCTCTCGCTCAAGGAGGCGGTGGCTCAGGTCGCGGCCGAGACCGGCCAGCCGCGCCGCAAGGTTTATGCGCGCGCCCTCGAACTTACCCGCGGCGATCCGTGA
- a CDS encoding thioredoxin family protein: MMRQFDGCDGAKSGVARRLLAGALLALGLMSPGMALAAESVAVTSPRVTATLLSGRDRVAPGERFRVALVQKLAPHWHTYWLNPGDSGEPTQIHWNLPAGAKAGEIAWPAPRAIRVDPLVNFGFEGEVLLPVEITVPAEAKPGETFSLKAEATWLVCEKICIPEEGSFSLDLPVSAASQADEAAQQRIDAALAALPKPAGFRGKLAADGDRLALALPGLPSGASDLRFFPFSDSLIEHAADQPAKTGDAPTLTLTRSSAFKLGQPEVSGVLTFKQGGELRALTLVADADPALVGKATEPGAATSRPAVVRIPVPAEGADLTLLAALAFAFAGGLILNLMPCVLPVLFIKALGFAQTAHRSRAETREQGLLFLCGVLLTFLVLAGAVIALGSLGSSVGWGFQLQSPPLVIALAVVMVLIGLNLIGAFEIGGSVVGLGDGLASRGGRLGAFMTGVLAVVVATPCTAPFMGAAMGYAVTQPPAAALSVFMALALGFALPVVALSFAPGLLRLLPKPGRWMLVLKQAFAFPMFATAIWLIWVASVQTGPQGVLAALVAVLAAGFVVWLIGVTRGSLPRRAFGTVLAVLVALGAGWFTVENAVPGTNTEARAGDVQAWSPERVAALQAEGKPVFVNFTAAWCITCLANERVALSRQEVKDAFTKLGITYLKADWTNRDSRIAQALAEQGRAGVPLYLFYPGRKDGQAEILPQLLTPDIIVAAAERAAGGAAKAAANRP; the protein is encoded by the coding sequence ATGATGCGCCAATTCGACGGGTGCGACGGCGCGAAGAGCGGCGTTGCCCGCCGGCTCCTTGCGGGCGCGCTGTTGGCGCTGGGGCTGATGTCGCCGGGCATGGCGCTCGCCGCCGAGTCTGTCGCCGTCACCTCGCCGCGCGTCACCGCGACCCTGCTGTCTGGCCGCGACAGGGTGGCGCCCGGCGAGCGTTTCCGTGTCGCGCTCGTCCAGAAGCTCGCGCCGCACTGGCATACCTATTGGCTGAACCCCGGCGATTCCGGCGAGCCGACCCAGATCCACTGGAATCTCCCAGCCGGTGCCAAGGCGGGCGAGATCGCCTGGCCGGCGCCGCGCGCCATTCGCGTCGACCCGCTGGTGAATTTCGGCTTCGAGGGCGAGGTCCTGCTGCCGGTCGAGATCACGGTGCCGGCCGAGGCCAAGCCCGGCGAGACCTTCTCGCTCAAGGCGGAGGCGACCTGGCTGGTCTGCGAGAAGATCTGCATTCCCGAGGAGGGATCTTTCTCGCTCGATCTGCCCGTGAGCGCTGCCAGCCAGGCCGATGAGGCCGCGCAGCAGCGTATCGACGCTGCGCTCGCTGCGCTGCCAAAGCCTGCCGGCTTCCGCGGCAAGCTCGCTGCCGATGGCGACAGGCTCGCGCTTGCGTTGCCCGGCCTGCCGTCGGGTGCGAGCGATCTGCGTTTCTTCCCCTTCTCCGACTCGCTGATCGAGCATGCGGCCGACCAGCCTGCCAAAACCGGCGATGCGCCGACTCTGACGCTGACCCGTTCCAGCGCCTTCAAGCTGGGGCAGCCTGAAGTCTCGGGCGTCCTCACCTTCAAGCAGGGCGGTGAGCTGCGCGCTCTGACGCTGGTGGCGGATGCCGATCCGGCCCTGGTGGGCAAGGCGACGGAGCCTGGCGCGGCGACATCCCGTCCGGCGGTCGTACGGATCCCGGTTCCTGCGGAGGGCGCCGACCTCACCTTGCTTGCGGCGCTTGCCTTCGCCTTTGCCGGCGGGCTGATCCTCAACCTGATGCCCTGCGTGCTGCCGGTGCTGTTCATCAAGGCACTCGGCTTTGCGCAGACGGCGCATCGCAGCCGCGCCGAGACGCGCGAGCAAGGCCTGCTCTTCCTCTGCGGCGTGCTTCTGACCTTCCTGGTGCTGGCCGGCGCTGTCATCGCGCTGGGGAGCCTCGGCAGCAGCGTCGGCTGGGGCTTCCAGCTGCAATCGCCGCCACTCGTCATCGCGCTCGCGGTCGTCATGGTTCTGATCGGGCTCAACCTGATCGGCGCCTTCGAGATCGGGGGCTCTGTGGTCGGCCTCGGCGACGGGCTCGCCAGCCGGGGCGGGCGCCTCGGCGCTTTCATGACCGGCGTGCTCGCCGTCGTGGTCGCGACGCCCTGCACCGCCCCCTTCATGGGCGCGGCGATGGGCTATGCGGTGACGCAGCCGCCGGCAGCCGCGCTCTCCGTCTTCATGGCGCTGGCGCTCGGTTTCGCGCTGCCGGTCGTGGCGCTGTCCTTCGCCCCCGGCCTGCTCAGGCTGCTGCCGAAGCCCGGCCGCTGGATGCTGGTATTGAAGCAGGCCTTCGCCTTCCCGATGTTCGCGACGGCGATCTGGCTGATCTGGGTCGCCTCCGTGCAGACCGGTCCACAAGGCGTGCTGGCGGCACTGGTCGCCGTGCTGGCGGCCGGCTTCGTCGTGTGGCTGATCGGCGTGACGCGCGGTTCCCTGCCGCGCCGTGCCTTCGGCACGGTGCTGGCGGTGCTGGTCGCGCTCGGTGCCGGCTGGTTCACCGTCGAGAATGCCGTGCCGGGCACCAATACCGAGGCACGCGCCGGTGATGTCCAGGCCTGGTCGCCCGAGCGCGTCGCGGCGCTGCAGGCGGAAGGCAAGCCGGTCTTCGTGAATTTCACGGCGGCCTGGTGCATCACCTGCCTTGCCAATGAGCGCGTCGCGCTCTCGCGGCAGGAGGTGAAGGACGCCTTCACGAAGCTCGGCATCACCTATCTCAAGGCCGACTGGACCAACCGCGATTCGCGCATCGCGCAGGCGTTGGCCGAGCAGGGTCGGGCCGGCGTGCCGCTCTACCTGTTCTATCCGGGCCGCAAGGACGGGCAGGCCGAGATCCTGCCGCAGCTCCTGACGCCGGACATCATCGTCGCTGCTGCCGAGCGCGCGGCTGGCGGCGCTGCGAAGGCGGCTGCGAACCGCCCCTGA
- a CDS encoding ABC transporter ATP-binding protein, with protein MGAALESVIDIKGLSLTFTRDGEETEVLRKLDLSIGRGEFLAIVGPSGVGKSTLLRVIAGLAKPSGGEVVIHAKDRTRRPVALVFQDSRLLPWRKVISNVGFGLEGRTSRGERLKKAQAMLDLVGLGGLAQRWPHQLSGGQRQRVSLARALAVEPEILLMDEPFSALDALTRENLQDELIRVWQRTGKTVLFVTHDIDEAAYLADRVVILSGAPGQIIAEHRIDAARPRRRGAAAEAEIVRAVRQGLGADIVADGAAI; from the coding sequence ATGGGTGCTGCGTTGGAAAGCGTGATCGACATCAAGGGCCTGTCGCTGACCTTCACGCGCGACGGCGAAGAGACCGAGGTGCTGCGCAAGCTCGACCTGTCGATCGGGCGCGGCGAGTTCCTCGCCATTGTCGGCCCATCCGGCGTCGGCAAGTCGACCTTGCTGCGCGTCATTGCCGGACTGGCCAAGCCGAGCGGCGGCGAGGTCGTCATCCACGCCAAGGATCGGACGCGACGTCCCGTCGCGCTGGTCTTCCAGGATTCGCGGCTCCTGCCCTGGCGCAAGGTGATCTCCAATGTCGGCTTTGGCCTCGAAGGCAGGACGTCGCGTGGCGAGCGGCTGAAGAAGGCGCAGGCGATGCTCGATCTGGTGGGCCTGGGTGGGCTGGCACAGCGCTGGCCGCACCAGCTCTCCGGCGGCCAGCGCCAGCGCGTTTCGCTGGCCCGTGCACTGGCGGTCGAACCCGAGATCCTGCTGATGGACGAGCCCTTCTCCGCGCTTGATGCGTTGACGCGCGAAAACCTGCAGGACGAGCTGATCCGCGTCTGGCAGCGCACCGGCAAGACCGTGCTCTTCGTCACGCACGATATCGACGAAGCTGCCTATCTCGCCGACCGGGTGGTGATCCTGTCGGGCGCGCCGGGACAGATCATCGCCGAGCATCGCATCGACGCGGCTCGTCCGCGCCGGCGCGGCGCCGCTGCCGAAGCCGAGATCGTTCGTGCCGTCCGGCAGGGGCTCGGCGCGGACATCGTCGCGGATGGCGCGGCGATCTGA
- a CDS encoding BMP family ABC transporter substrate-binding protein — protein sequence MRLGSLAAALAGVAFSAATALAQQPIKPAVVYDKGGKFDKSFNEGVFIGADKFKKETGVEFRDFEPTNDAQIEQALRRFARDGNSPIIAVGFSQATALQKVAAEFPDLKFTIIDMVVDLPNVQSIVFKEHEGSYLVGLLGAMASKTGKLGFVGGMDIPLIRKFACGYVQGVKAAKPDAEIFQNMTGSTPAAWADPVKGGELAKSQIDRGADVIYHAAGGTGIGVLRAAADAGKLGIGVDSNQNALHPGKILTSMLKRVDVAAYNSFMAARDGSWKPGISVLGLKEGGVDWALDDNNKALITPEMKAAADKAKADIISGKIQVHDYMSDQKCTM from the coding sequence ATGCGTTTGGGTTCTCTCGCGGCGGCGCTGGCGGGCGTCGCGTTTTCTGCGGCGACGGCGCTTGCGCAGCAGCCGATCAAGCCGGCGGTCGTCTACGACAAGGGCGGCAAGTTCGACAAATCCTTCAACGAGGGCGTCTTCATCGGCGCGGACAAGTTCAAGAAGGAGACCGGCGTCGAATTCCGCGATTTCGAGCCGACCAATGATGCCCAGATCGAACAGGCGCTGCGCCGCTTCGCACGGGACGGCAATTCGCCGATCATCGCCGTCGGCTTCAGTCAGGCGACGGCCCTACAGAAGGTCGCCGCCGAGTTCCCGGATCTGAAGTTCACCATCATCGACATGGTGGTCGACCTGCCGAATGTGCAGTCGATCGTCTTCAAGGAGCATGAGGGCTCCTATCTCGTCGGCCTCCTCGGGGCGATGGCCTCGAAGACCGGCAAGCTCGGCTTCGTCGGCGGCATGGATATCCCGCTCATCCGCAAATTCGCCTGCGGTTACGTCCAGGGCGTCAAGGCGGCCAAGCCCGATGCCGAGATCTTCCAGAACATGACAGGCTCGACCCCGGCGGCCTGGGCCGACCCGGTCAAGGGTGGCGAGCTTGCCAAGTCTCAGATCGACCGTGGTGCTGATGTGATCTACCACGCCGCCGGCGGCACCGGCATCGGCGTGCTGCGCGCCGCGGCCGACGCCGGCAAGCTCGGCATCGGTGTCGACTCCAACCAGAACGCGCTCCATCCCGGCAAGATCCTGACCTCAATGCTGAAGCGCGTCGATGTCGCCGCTTACAACTCCTTCATGGCGGCGCGCGACGGCAGCTGGAAGCCGGGCATCTCCGTGCTCGGCCTCAAGGAGGGCGGCGTCGACTGGGCACTGGACGACAACAACAAGGCCCTGATCACACCCGAGATGAAGGCCGCTGCCGACAAGGCCAAGGCCGATATCATCTCGGGCAAGATCCAGGTCCACGACTACATGTCCGACCAGAAATGCACGATGTGA
- a CDS encoding HesA/MoeB/ThiF family protein, which yields MLNDDEIERYARHIVLPEIGGPGQQKLKNARVLVVGAGGLGAPLIQYLAAAGVGKIGIVDDDIVSLSNLQRQTIFTTDDIGAHKAVAAAEFIRRLNPNVVVEEHVTRIDPHNARAMIAFYDIVAEGSDNFATRYAVSDACFYEHRPVVMGALGRFDGSLTTIRAHETGPDGRPNPTWRCLFPEAPPPGAIPTCAEAGVLGALPGVIGSLMALEVVRAITGFGEPLVGKLLLLDSLTMRFETLRYGWDEANPLNGTGVAA from the coding sequence ATGCTGAACGACGACGAGATCGAGCGCTATGCGCGCCACATCGTGCTGCCGGAGATCGGCGGGCCAGGGCAGCAGAAGCTGAAGAATGCCCGCGTGCTGGTCGTCGGTGCCGGCGGGCTCGGCGCGCCACTGATCCAGTACCTGGCCGCGGCGGGCGTCGGGAAGATTGGCATTGTCGACGACGACATCGTCTCGCTCTCGAACCTGCAGCGCCAGACCATCTTCACCACCGACGATATCGGCGCGCACAAGGCCGTCGCGGCCGCGGAGTTCATCCGCCGGCTCAATCCGAATGTCGTGGTGGAGGAGCATGTCACGCGCATCGACCCGCACAACGCCCGGGCGATGATCGCTTTCTACGACATCGTCGCCGAAGGCTCGGACAATTTCGCCACGCGCTACGCCGTCTCGGATGCCTGCTTCTACGAGCATCGACCGGTGGTGATGGGCGCACTCGGGCGCTTCGACGGCTCGCTGACGACGATCCGCGCCCATGAGACCGGGCCGGACGGACGGCCGAACCCGACCTGGCGCTGTCTCTTCCCCGAAGCGCCGCCACCCGGCGCGATCCCGACCTGCGCGGAAGCCGGCGTGCTGGGAGCGCTCCCCGGCGTCATCGGCTCGCTGATGGCGCTGGAGGTGGTGCGCGCCATCACCGGCTTCGGCGAGCCGCTGGTCGGCAAGCTGCTGTTGCTCGATTCGCTGACGATGCGCTTCGAGACGCTGCGCTATGGCTGGGACGAGGCCAATCCACTGAATGGGACCGGCGTCGCGGCCTGA